The DNA segment TTTTTCCTTTATAAGTTCCATCCCATCCACTAGCAGGGTCATTCCATTCATATAATTTCTGGCCCCATCTGTTATATATTGAGGCATGAAATTCTGTTAGTGACTGATATCCATTTTTGGCTTTATAAATGTCATTTATTCCATCACCATTAGGTGAAAAAGCATTTGGCATTTGCAATTTACTTTCGCTGATAGTTAATTTTAATGGAACGTTCTTGTCCCAGAATTTTTTTGTATATTCAATAGTGTCATTATTAGAAATGAATTTGGCGTATAGTACTATACAATGAGTTCCTGTTTTAGAGAATGAGTATTCTGTATTTTCTTCATATCTAATAAGATAAGGATTGTCTTCATTGTTAGC comes from the Xylanibacter oryzae DSM 17970 genome and includes:
- a CDS encoding T9SS C-terminal target domain-containing protein, with product MKRKIKIIFAFLNTIFIVTNAFADKIPTIAPSVLYTLCDGNKSYSVDTTMSAPVTGIFYANVSNLGTYVPNYEWRFYLANNEDNPYLIRYEENTEYSFSKTGTHCIVLYAKFISNNDTIEYTKKFWDKNVPLKLTISESKLQMPNAFSPNGDGINDIYKAKNGYQSLTEFHASIYNRWGQKLYEWNDPASGWDGTYKGKNVVQGVYYVLVKAKGADGIVYNIKRDINLLRGYTSNNTTSE